A part of Microaerobacter geothermalis genomic DNA contains:
- a CDS encoding sigma-54-dependent transcriptional regulator — MLHKVLIIDDEKNMRWILEEALKNEFEVKSVENGELGLEISQSFQPDLILLDDQLPRKNGLELLPAFLAQNPDVPIIMMTAYATVENAVKAIKIGAVDYLTKPFHLNQIKEVIKRNIGTQVKQQPVIIGESKIMKEIIQQIRLVAPTDSTVLVSGESGTGKELVAKELHQKSNRKDQPFVTVNCAAIPENLMESELFGHVKGAFTGAVSNKKGFFQLANGGTLFLDEIGEMPYYLQAKLLRVLQEKSFYPVGSDTPISVDVRIVAATNRDLHEEVELGNFRMDLFYRLNVFPIHLPPLRKRKEDILTLAHHFLDRYKRPYQLDEETKTLLTSYEWPGNIRELQNCMERMFILSQGGEITKEHVPPEIKNKITHSHASFNKPADEASLNLEEHERELIENALMKTKGNQSQAAKLLGITRYTLLYRMKKYQILK, encoded by the coding sequence GATGGATCCTAGAGGAAGCATTAAAGAATGAATTTGAAGTTAAAAGTGTGGAAAATGGAGAATTGGGTCTAGAAATTAGCCAATCTTTTCAACCGGATCTCATTTTATTGGATGATCAACTGCCGCGAAAAAACGGTTTGGAGCTTCTGCCTGCATTTCTTGCCCAGAATCCTGATGTTCCAATTATTATGATGACTGCCTATGCAACTGTGGAAAATGCGGTTAAAGCCATAAAAATTGGTGCTGTGGATTATCTGACGAAACCATTTCACTTAAACCAGATAAAAGAGGTCATTAAGAGAAATATTGGAACCCAGGTGAAACAACAGCCGGTAATTATCGGGGAATCTAAAATCATGAAAGAAATTATACAACAAATTCGCTTAGTGGCACCCACCGATAGTACAGTCCTCGTTTCAGGTGAAAGTGGAACAGGAAAAGAATTGGTCGCCAAAGAACTGCACCAGAAAAGCAATCGGAAAGATCAACCCTTCGTAACGGTTAACTGTGCCGCTATTCCTGAAAATTTGATGGAAAGTGAATTATTTGGTCATGTAAAAGGAGCATTTACTGGAGCAGTTTCAAACAAGAAAGGATTCTTTCAGCTGGCGAATGGCGGAACCCTATTTCTTGATGAGATTGGAGAAATGCCCTATTATCTTCAGGCAAAGTTGTTAAGGGTACTGCAGGAAAAAAGCTTTTACCCTGTTGGAAGTGACACCCCCATTTCCGTCGATGTAAGGATTGTGGCAGCAACCAATCGAGACTTACACGAAGAAGTGGAATTGGGTAATTTTCGAATGGATCTATTTTATCGATTAAATGTATTTCCCATTCATCTCCCCCCTTTAAGGAAGAGAAAGGAAGATATATTAACTCTTGCCCACCATTTTTTGGATCGTTACAAGAGGCCTTATCAGCTTGATGAAGAAACGAAAACATTGCTAACTTCTTATGAATGGCCGGGAAATATCCGTGAACTGCAAAATTGCATGGAAAGGATGTTTATATTAAGCCAGGGAGGAGAGATCACCAAAGAACATGTGCCCCCAGAAATAAAGAACAAAATTACCCATAGCCATGCATCTTTTAACAAACCAGCAGATGAAGCCTCCCTTAATTTGGAAGAACATGAAAGGGAACTGATTGAGAATGCCCTAATGAAAACGAAAGGTAATCAAAGTCAAGCGGCAAAGTTACTGGGAATCACCCGTTATACGCTATTATACCGAATGAAAAAATACCAGATTCTGAAGTAA